The following is a genomic window from Corynebacterium incognita.
GATCAAGACCGGCGGTTTCGACGCCGTGGCGTTCACGTCCGCGTCCACCGTCCGCAACCTCGTGGGCATCGCGGGCAAGCCGCACCAGCGCACCATCATCGCGTGCATCGGCCCCATGGCCAAGGCCGCCGCCGAGGAGATGGGCCTGCGCGTCGATGTTGTCCCCGAGCAGGCCGATGTACCATCGCTTATCGACGCCCTCGCGGCCCACGTCGCCGCCTTGCGTGCGGCCGGCAACCTCCCGGCTCCACGCAAGAAGCGCCGTAGCCGCAAGAAGACCGCCTAGGCAAACTAACCAGGAGTGAATTAGAGCAGTGAGTACCTTCCCCCAGCGCCGCCCCCGTCGCCTCCGTCAGAATCCGGTGATGCGGGAGGTGGTGGCGGAAACTGCCCTGCGCCCGCAGGACTTCATTCTGCCCATGTTCATCGCCGACGGGCTCACTGAGCCCAACCCGATCACCTCCATGCCGGGCGTGTACCAGCACACCGAGGACTCCCTGCTGCGCGCGGTGGAGGAAGCCGCCAACGAGGGCGTGCGCGTGGTCGATCTCTTCGGCGTGCCGCTGGACTCCGATAAGGACGCGACCGGCTCCGTCTCCCTCAAGGAGGACGGCATCTTGAACCGCGGGGTGGCGGCGGTGCGCCAGCGCTTCGGTGACGACGTGCTCGTCATGGTCGATACCTGCCTCGACGAGTTCACCGATCACGGGCACTGTGGCGTGGTGGATGACTCCGGCCACGTGCTTAACGACGAGACCCTCCCGCTGTACGAGCAGATGGCCGTGGCCCAGGCTCGCGCCGGCGCCCACATTGTCTCGCCCTCAGGCATGATGGACGGCCAGGTGGCCGCCATCCGCGCCGCGCTTGACGACGCCGGGTACACGGACGTCGCCATCATGGCGTACTCCGCCAAGTACGCCTCGGCGTTCTACGGGCCTTTCCGCGAGGCCGTGGGGTCCTCGCTGCAGGGCGATCGTCGCACCTACCAGCAGAATCCGGCGAACCTTCGCGAGTCCCTGTTGGAGGCGCAGTTGGATATCGAGGAGGGCGCGGACTTCGTCATGGTGAAGCCGGCCCTGCCGTACCTGGACGTGCTGTCCGCGATCGCGGAGTCCTCGCCGGTCCCGGTGGCCGCGTACCAGGTGTCCGGCGAGTACGCGATGATCGCGGCGGCCGGCGCTAACGGCTGGGTGGATCAGGAGCGCGTGATGATGGAATCGCTGACCGCTATCAAGCGCGCGGGCGCGGATCAGATCCTCACGTACTTCGCGGTGGACGCCGCGCGCCTGCTGAACCAGCGCTAGAGGATAGACTGGCCATACTCATGACTACTCACACTCAATCTGCCTCGACATCTACCAAGCACCAGCCGGAGTGGCCGGAAGCGGTGCGCTACATGCTCCTGCTCTGGGCTGGCGTGCTGGCGGGCGAGGTTCTGCACCAGATTCTCAGCACCACCATGTCGTTCATGGACATCGAGGTGCTCAAGGCGGCGGCTGCGAAGCAGGCCGAGGAGTCCGGTGGGCCCATGAACGACGCGCTGGCCACCATCGGCGCCACCGGTGGCATCATCGTCATGACGCTGCTGGCCTTCGCCATTCTGGGTCTGCTGGCGTGGATGCTTAACTGCCTGGCCCGCAAGACCAAGTGGGCCGGCAACGGGCGCCGCATGTGGTTCGCGTTCTCCATCTATTACGGCATCCGTGCGGGCCTGTTGTTTGCCGCCCAGGTGGGCGCCAGCGACGTCCCGGACGCGCTCTACCTCCTCGACGGTGCCCTCCAGATCCTCATCGGCGTCGCTGCCGTCATGGGCCTCATCTTCTCCATGAAGCAGGAGACCCTGGATTACACCGGCGAGATGGAGGAGATGCGCAAGCTCGAGGAAGAGATGCGCCAGAAGCAGCTGGAGAAGGAAGAGGCCGAGAAAGAAAAAGAAAAGGCTGACAAAAAATGACCAGCATGTTCCCCGGGCACGGTCATCCGGATAAGCGCCGCGAGACCCCCGACGGCCGCCCCGGCCCGGTGGACTACAACCGTTCCTCCGCAGGCCGTGAGGCCTCCACGGCCGCCGGCGCGGCGTGGCCGCAGCAGTTGCAGTGGTCGTATTACCTGCTGCTCGCGGCGTCCGTGCTCATGGTGGTCAGCGCCTTGTTGGGCTTCTTCGCCCCTGAGGTCCCCGCTGAGACGAGGGGGAGTGCGGGCTGGGAATTCTTCACCCGCAACCGCCTGGTGGTGGCCGGGGTGAATGTGGTCGGCGCCGTCCTTATCGGGCTGTTCGCGCCGCAGCTCTCCCGTGGTCACCGTGCCTCCCGACGCGTGCTCGCGGCCGTGATTGCACTGGTCGCCTTCGTCAATATCGTGGCCGTTCTGCTGCGCGTGGGCGGGCTTACCCTCCTTCTCATCGTGGTGCTTGCCGCGCTGGCGGGCCTGTTTATGTACCGCCCAGCATCCAGTGCTTTTATCCGCGAGCACGACGAGATCTCCTGGCGCTAAAGCACCACCTGTAAAGCAACCTTGACAGTCAAGCGTGCTTGACATATGATTCCGTATGTAAAGTTTGCTTGACTAAGGAAGGGGTCGTCATGACTCTCGCACACAAGATTGCCGGACAGGTCGGGCGCCCGCGCCACGGTGGCGGCACCGCCGCGCTCGTGGCGGAGTCCATCGGCATCGGGCTCGCGCTCTCCCTGACTATCACCGGTATCTCCTATTGGGTGTGCCAGCCCGATGAGGTCGCGCTCTTCGTCGGCGTGTTCCTCGCCTGCACCCTCCCTATGAGCATCATGGCCGGGTGGCTAGTGCTCGTGGATCGTGACACCATCGACGGCGCCACCCCCGAACCGGAGCTGTCCGTCGAATCCCAGTGGTACGACCAAGCGGTGAGTAGCACGTTCCACTTCATGTTGGTAGCGAGCGGCGCCGCGTGCATGATCTTTACCTGGGTCGACGTCCAGATCTCCGCGGCCACCGCCGCCATGATCGTGGCCGCCACCATGATGGTCGTCTTCGGTATTTGCTACCAAGTAGTGAAGCGCCGTGAAAAATAGCATCCGCCTCCACCGTGAACAGCGGGGGCTCTCACAACAAAAGCTTGCCGACGCCCTCGGCGTCTCCCGCCAGACCGTCATCAGCCTGGAAAAGGGGCGCTTCGACCCCTCCCTGCCACTCGCGTTCCTGTTGGCCCGCGAGTTCGGCTGCGCCATCGAAGACCTCTTTGACCCGGAGCTGCCCGCGCCCCGCTAGGCCCGGCATTACCCGTTGATCAAACTTTTGATTCATAATGGAGGGCATGTCACGACGCTCACTGCACTCTGCCCATCGTGGACGCGGCCTATGGCACCATCCCGCCCACCCGTGTGGTTCATGCGCCAGGCGGGTCGTTCCCTACCGGAGTACAAGCGGGTCCGCGAGGGCATCAGCATGCTGGACAGCTGCTTTGATCCCGATCTGCTCGCCGAGATCACCATGCAGCCCGTGCGCCGCCACGACGTCGACGCCGCCATCTTGTTCTCCGACATCGTCGTGCCGCTCAAGGCCGCCGGCGTCAAGGTAGACATCGTCCCCGGCCGTGGCCCCGTGATGGAGCATGCCATCCGTACCGCCAGCGACGTCGACAAGCTTCCCGTGCTCGAGCGCGACATCACCGAGGTCACCCAGGGCATCGGGATCATCCTGGACGAGCTCACCGACGCCCAGGCGCTCATCGGCTTCGTGGGTGCGCCGTTCACCTTGGCCAGCTACCTCGTTGAGGGCGGCCCGTCCAAGAACCACGAGCGCACCAAGGCCCTCATGCACGCCGAGCCGGAGACCTGGCACAAGCTCATGCGTCGCCTGGTGCCCACCATCACCGCGTTCCTGCGCACCCAGGTCGACGCGGGCATCGACGCCATGCAGCTGTTCGATTCCTGGGCCGGCTACCTCAACGAGGCCGACTACCGCGAGTTCGTCCTGCCGTATTCCACCGAAATCCTGGAGACCGTGGCCGGGGAGATCCCGCGCATCCACTTCGGCGTCGGCACCGGCGAGCTGCTCGGCGCCATGTCCGAGGCCGGATCCGAGGTCATGGGCGTGGATTACCGCGTACGCATGGACGCCGCCGCCACCCGCGTGCAGGCCCAGGTCCTGCAGGGCAACCTGGATCCGGCGCTGCTGTTTGCCGGCGACGACGCCGTGCGTTCTGCCGTGCGCGCCATCCGCGCGCAGGTCGACGCCGCCCGCCAGGCCGGCGAAGTCACCTCCCACATCTGGAATCTGGGCCACGGCGTGCTGCCCACCACCGACGCTGAGGCCATTACCCGAGCCGTGGCCATCATCCACGAGGAAGGATAAAACCATGCGCATCGCTATCATCGGCGCGGGCCTGGCGGGGCTGACCGCCGCCTACGAGCTGCGCGACCACGACGTCGAGGTCTTCGAGGCCGCCGACCGCATCGGCGGCAAGCTACACACCGTGCCCTTTCAGCATGGCCGCGTGGATGTGGGTGCGGAGGCCTTCCTCGCTCGCCATAGCGCGGCGCAGGAATTCTTCGCGGAGCTGGGCCTGTCCGAGCAGGTCGTGGCGCCCTCCGGCCTGCGCTCGCTCATCTACTCCCAGGGCGCCGCGCACCCCATTCCGGCCACCGGCGTCATGGGTATCCCGTCCTCTTCAGAGGCGCTCGCGGACCTGGTGTCCGCCGACACCCAGGCGCTTATCGACGCCGAGTCCACCGCCACGCCTATCGACTGGAAGGTGGGCCAGGACGTCTCTGTTGGCGAGCTGGTGTCGCAGCGCTACGGTCAGGAGGTCTCCGACCGCGTCGTGTCCGCGCTGCTCGGCGGCGTGTACTCCTGCGCGGCCGCAGACCTTGGCCTGCGCGCCACGGTGCCGCACCTGGCGGAGGCCCTCGACGACCTCGCCGAGGCGGGGGAGCCCGTCACGTTGTCGGCCGCGGTGCGCAATGTAGAACAGCACCGCGCGCAGCAGCGTGACGCGAACCCTTCCACCGCCAAGCCTGCGCCCGTGTTCGGCGCCTTCCGCGGCGGCTACGCCGAGCTCTACGAAACCCTCGCGGAGAAATCCGGCGCCGCCATCCATATCGACTCGTTCATCTCCGGTATCGCGCGCACCGAGCAGGGCTTCACGCTCGCTGGCAGCGGCGATAAGGGCGAGGCCCCCTTCGATCGCGTGCTGCTGGCCACCCCGGCGCCCACCACGGCGCGACTGCTGCCCCAGGTCGCCCCGGAGGCCGCGGCCGCGCTCAAGCAGGTCAAACTGGCCAGCTCCGCGGTGGTGGCGCTGCGCTTTGACAACGACCAAGACTCCCACGGCAACACGATTCCGGACAACTCCGGCGTGCTCGTCGCCCTGGACGAGCCCGGCCTAAAAACCAAGGCGTTTACCTTCGCCTCCCGCAAGTGG
Proteins encoded in this region:
- the hemB gene encoding porphobilinogen synthase, translated to MSTFPQRRPRRLRQNPVMREVVAETALRPQDFILPMFIADGLTEPNPITSMPGVYQHTEDSLLRAVEEAANEGVRVVDLFGVPLDSDKDATGSVSLKEDGILNRGVAAVRQRFGDDVLVMVDTCLDEFTDHGHCGVVDDSGHVLNDETLPLYEQMAVAQARAGAHIVSPSGMMDGQVAAIRAALDDAGYTDVAIMAYSAKYASAFYGPFREAVGSSLQGDRRTYQQNPANLRESLLEAQLDIEEGADFVMVKPALPYLDVLSAIAESSPVPVAAYQVSGEYAMIAAAGANGWVDQERVMMESLTAIKRAGADQILTYFAVDAARLLNQR
- a CDS encoding tellurium resistance protein TerC; protein product: MTSMFPGHGHPDKRRETPDGRPGPVDYNRSSAGREASTAAGAAWPQQLQWSYYLLLAASVLMVVSALLGFFAPEVPAETRGSAGWEFFTRNRLVVAGVNVVGAVLIGLFAPQLSRGHRASRRVLAAVIALVAFVNIVAVLLRVGGLTLLLIVVLAALAGLFMYRPASSAFIREHDEISWR
- a CDS encoding helix-turn-helix transcriptional regulator; the encoded protein is MKNSIRLHREQRGLSQQKLADALGVSRQTVISLEKGRFDPSLPLAFLLAREFGCAIEDLFDPELPAPR
- the hemE gene encoding uroporphyrinogen decarboxylase; translation: MAPSRPPVWFMRQAGRSLPEYKRVREGISMLDSCFDPDLLAEITMQPVRRHDVDAAILFSDIVVPLKAAGVKVDIVPGRGPVMEHAIRTASDVDKLPVLERDITEVTQGIGIILDELTDAQALIGFVGAPFTLASYLVEGGPSKNHERTKALMHAEPETWHKLMRRLVPTITAFLRTQVDAGIDAMQLFDSWAGYLNEADYREFVLPYSTEILETVAGEIPRIHFGVGTGELLGAMSEAGSEVMGVDYRVRMDAAATRVQAQVLQGNLDPALLFAGDDAVRSAVRAIRAQVDAARQAGEVTSHIWNLGHGVLPTTDAEAITRAVAIIHEEG
- a CDS encoding protoporphyrinogen oxidase, whose amino-acid sequence is MRIAIIGAGLAGLTAAYELRDHDVEVFEAADRIGGKLHTVPFQHGRVDVGAEAFLARHSAAQEFFAELGLSEQVVAPSGLRSLIYSQGAAHPIPATGVMGIPSSSEALADLVSADTQALIDAESTATPIDWKVGQDVSVGELVSQRYGQEVSDRVVSALLGGVYSCAAADLGLRATVPHLAEALDDLAEAGEPVTLSAAVRNVEQHRAQQRDANPSTAKPAPVFGAFRGGYAELYETLAEKSGAAIHIDSFISGIARTEQGFTLAGSGDKGEAPFDRVLLATPAPTTARLLPQVAPEAAAALKQVKLASSAVVALRFDNDQDSHGNTIPDNSGVLVALDEPGLKTKAFTFASRKWPHLAEQGLIVRASFGRFGDDAIVRAEEDDLVDYALDDLQTITGFDGRDAGVAEIYTQRWFGGIPRFDATHLDTVATVRTLLADAPGIDVTGAWAGGVGVPAVIADARAAAQRLAES